From a region of the Actinomycetes bacterium genome:
- a CDS encoding CoA-acylating methylmalonate-semialdehyde dehydrogenase: protein MTTVTHWIGGAEWSGTAERQGDVYDPATGEVTKQVDFASGEVMADAIAAAKHAFDTEWGKSTLTKRMQVMFNFRELLNSHKEEIAALITAEHGKVLSDALGEVTRGLEVVEFACGNAHLLKGGFSEQVSTGVDVHSLRQPLGVVGVISPFNFPAMVPMWFFPIAIAAGNTVIVKPSEKDPSAIMLIADLWRQAGLPAGVFNVVHGDKVAVDALLTHPDVASISFVGSTPIAKYVYETGTSHGKRVQALGGAKNHMLVLPDADLDLTADSAVNAGFGSAGERCMAISVVVAVEPIADALISAIAERMATLRTGDGRRGCDMGPLVTEVHRDKVAGYVDAGVAEGAELVVDGRQVQPDGAAAGFWLGPTLFDKVTPQMSIYNDEIFGPVLSVVRVESFEEGMELINSHPYGNGTAVFTCDGGAARKFTNEVQVGMIGVNVPIPVPMAYYSFGGWKASLFGDTHAHGTEGFHFFTRGKVITSRWPDPAHGGINLGFPTHG, encoded by the coding sequence ATGACGACTGTCACGCATTGGATTGGTGGCGCGGAGTGGAGCGGTACTGCCGAGCGGCAAGGGGACGTCTACGACCCGGCGACCGGTGAGGTCACCAAACAGGTGGACTTCGCTTCTGGTGAGGTGATGGCCGACGCGATCGCGGCCGCCAAGCATGCCTTCGACACCGAGTGGGGCAAATCTACCCTCACCAAGCGGATGCAGGTGATGTTCAACTTCCGCGAACTGCTGAACTCCCACAAAGAGGAGATCGCCGCGTTGATCACCGCCGAGCACGGGAAAGTGCTGTCTGATGCGCTGGGTGAAGTCACCCGCGGTCTGGAGGTGGTGGAGTTCGCCTGCGGCAACGCCCATCTGCTCAAAGGTGGCTTCTCCGAACAGGTGTCCACTGGGGTGGATGTGCACTCACTGCGGCAGCCGTTAGGGGTCGTCGGCGTCATCTCGCCGTTCAACTTCCCCGCGATGGTGCCGATGTGGTTCTTTCCGATCGCGATCGCCGCTGGGAATACCGTCATCGTGAAACCGTCGGAAAAGGACCCGTCGGCGATCATGCTGATCGCGGACCTGTGGCGGCAGGCCGGTCTGCCCGCCGGAGTGTTCAACGTGGTGCATGGCGACAAAGTGGCGGTGGACGCGCTGCTCACCCACCCCGACGTCGCCTCGATCAGTTTCGTCGGGTCCACCCCGATCGCGAAGTACGTTTACGAAACTGGCACTTCCCATGGCAAGCGGGTGCAAGCGCTCGGTGGGGCGAAGAACCACATGCTGGTGCTGCCGGACGCCGACCTGGACCTGACTGCGGATTCAGCCGTTAACGCCGGGTTCGGTTCCGCTGGCGAACGCTGTATGGCGATCTCGGTGGTGGTAGCGGTGGAACCGATCGCCGATGCTCTCATCAGCGCCATCGCCGAGCGGATGGCCACGCTACGCACCGGTGATGGTCGCCGTGGCTGCGATATGGGTCCACTGGTTACCGAAGTCCACCGGGACAAGGTGGCGGGCTACGTGGATGCTGGTGTGGCCGAGGGTGCGGAGTTGGTGGTGGACGGCCGGCAGGTGCAACCTGACGGAGCCGCTGCTGGCTTTTGGCTGGGACCCACGTTGTTCGACAAAGTGACTCCGCAGATGAGCATTTACAACGACGAAATCTTCGGGCCGGTGCTGTCGGTGGTCCGGGTGGAATCGTTCGAAGAGGGTATGGAGTTAATCAACTCCCACCCCTACGGCAACGGCACTGCAGTGTTCACTTGCGACGGTGGTGCGGCCCGCAAGTTCACCAACGAGGTGCAGGTGGGCATGATCGGGGTGAACGTGCCGATTCCGGTGCCGATGGCCTACTACTCGTTCGGTGGCTGGAAAGCGTCACTGTTCGGCGATACCCACGCCCACGGCACCGAAGGGTTCCACTTCTTCACCCGCGGCAAAGTCATCACCAGTCGGTGGCCCGATCCCGCTCACGGTGGCATCAACCTGGGCTTCCCGACCCACGGCTGA